The genomic segment TCCAGAGTTTTTACTTTTACATTGTCAAACAGGTTTATTATCTTTAATTTATCAGTTTGCAGCTGTTCTTCAATAAAGGGAATACATTGTTTTGAATAAATAGCGCATAAAGGTTCATAATGATCTTCAATAACAGGAACAATGATATCAAGATCAGGCTCAAGATGGTTTAAAAGGGTTTTTACCAGCTCTTTTTTTAAAAAAGGGGTATCACATGCCACAAAAAAAGCATGTTCCTGTGAAGCGTTAACCAGCCCTGCATGAATTCCTGTAAGAGAACTCCGCACATCAAAAAGGTCTTCGACTACCCTGATATTCCATTTTTCATATAGTTTGGGCTGTCTTGTTACAAGTATTATATCTGAAAAAATCTGCTCAAGGGTATTGAGTATCCTGTCTATTATCAATGTGCCGCCAATATTCAAAAATGCCTTGTTATTTCCTCCCATCCTGGAATTAAGACCCCCCGATAAGATAACTGCTGAACAGGGCAGTGTCTGTTTTGTATTTTTTTTCATTTTTTATACCAGTAATTGTGCTGACAATTGAGTTCCTGCTGGAATATGCACCTTTCCTTCGGGAATGGAGATTATTCCTTCTGCCCTTGCCATTGATTGAAGTCTGCTCAACATTTTCAAAGGCCGGAAAAATGTCTGCTCATGCTTTGCAATAAAATGTCCGAAAATAAATTGTGTCCAGTCAATATGTCTTCCATCAACATCCTGCTCAAGAATAACACTCATCTCAGGAAGTTTTGGGTTTTGATGGCCTGCAAGTTTTAAAAGCCCTGGAAGTGCTATTTGAAGAAAGCCAAGCAGGTTGGAAGGCGGACCTCCAGGCAGGACAAAAACAGGTTTGTTGTTTAATATGCCGAAACCCACAGCTTTTCCAGGTCCTATGCGGATACGGTGAAAAATCTGGTTCCATCCAAGTTCTTCAAGTATGCTTACTACAAAATCACGGTCTCCTGTCCAGGCTCCGCCGCTGGTAAGAACTGCATCACAGGTTTGATTGTAATAATGGAGTTTTTCTTTTATCTTTAAGGCATCATCTTGAACAATATCTGTCATGGTTGTAAAGCCATAGCGAAAACACCAGGCATTTAAGGTCATCAGGTTGCTGGCAAAAAGTTTTCCTTCAGGAAGGGGTCTGCCTGGTGCAACTACTTCATCTCCTGTTGCGATTATTGCAACCTTTGGGTTTCTTATAACAGGTATCTCTCCATAACCGGCAGCAGCAAGAAGACCCACCATTCCTGGAACAAGAAGGGTTCCTGGTGCAGCAATCTGTTCTCCCCGTGCTACATCGCTTCCTTTGAGAAGGATATTTCGCCCTGGTTCTGCGAAAAGTTTTACAATAATGCTGCTGTCTTGTTTTTGTGTAAATTCTTCTGCAACAACAGCATCAGCACCCCCGGGAATCTTTGCGCCTGTAAGAATGCGGACTGCAGTGCCAGGCTCAACAATATCAGTACTCTGTTCCCCTGCTGATGCTGATCCTGTCAGTTTAAGGCATACAGGATTTTTCTCGTCTGCGTTTTCAATCTCCTGGGAACGAACTGCATAGCCGTCTTTAAGTGAAGCGTCAACAGACGGAGAGTCAACCAGGGAACAAAGCTCATTGGCACTTACCCTGCTGGCACTTTGTGTAAGAGGGACTATTTCGCTTTCAAGTG from the Desulfonema limicola genome contains:
- the mobA gene encoding molybdenum cofactor guanylyltransferase; protein product: MKKNTKQTLPCSAVILSGGLNSRMGGNNKAFLNIGGTLIIDRILNTLEQIFSDIILVTRQPKLYEKWNIRVVEDLFDVRSSLTGIHAGLVNASQEHAFFVACDTPFLKKELVKTLLNHLEPDLDIIVPVIEDHYEPLCAIYSKQCIPFIEEQLQTDKLKIINLFDNVKVKTLEKEILTKHDPELISFFNVNTPQALEKSRSLNKE
- a CDS encoding molybdopterin molybdotransferase MoeA, encoding MKKNLIGHSEALKLTFEHISPLESEIVPLTQSASRVSANELCSLVDSPSVDASLKDGYAVRSQEIENADEKNPVCLKLTGSASAGEQSTDIVEPGTAVRILTGAKIPGGADAVVAEEFTQKQDSSIIVKLFAEPGRNILLKGSDVARGEQIAAPGTLLVPGMVGLLAAAGYGEIPVIRNPKVAIIATGDEVVAPGRPLPEGKLFASNLMTLNAWCFRYGFTTMTDIVQDDALKIKEKLHYYNQTCDAVLTSGGAWTGDRDFVVSILEELGWNQIFHRIRIGPGKAVGFGILNNKPVFVLPGGPPSNLLGFLQIALPGLLKLAGHQNPKLPEMSVILEQDVDGRHIDWTQFIFGHFIAKHEQTFFRPLKMLSRLQSMARAEGIISIPEGKVHIPAGTQLSAQLLV